A window of the Clupea harengus chromosome 8, Ch_v2.0.2, whole genome shotgun sequence genome harbors these coding sequences:
- the cltca gene encoding clathrin, heavy chain a (Hc) isoform X2, with translation MAQILPIRFQEHLQLQNLGINPANIGFSTLTMESDKFICIREKVGEQAQVVIIDMADSANPIRRPISADSAIMNPASKVIALKAAKTLQIFNIEMKSKMKAHTMTDDVTFWKWISLNTVALVTDNAVYHWSMEGDSQPVKVFDRHSSLAGCQIINYRTDAKQKWLLLIGISAQQNRVVGAMQLYSVDRKVSQPIEGHAASFAQFKMEGNAEESTLFCFAVRGQAGGKLHIIEVGTPPTGNQPFPKKAVDVFFPPEAQNDFPVAMQISSKQDVVFLITKYGYIHLYDLETGTCIYMNRISGETIFVTAPHEATAGIIGVNRKGQVLSVCVEEENIIPYITNVLQNPDLALRMAVRNNLAGAEELFARKFNNLFAAGNYSEAAKVAANAPKGILRTPDTIRRFQSVPAQPGQTSPLLQYFGILLDQGQLNKFESLELCRPVLQQGRKQLLEKWLKEDKLECSEELGDLVKSVDPTLALSVYLRANVPNKVIQCFAETGQFPKIVLYAKKVGYTPDWIFLLRNVMRISPDQGLQFAQMLVQDEEPLADITQIVDVFMEYNLVQQCTSFLLDALKNNRPTEGPLQTRLLEMNLMHAPQVADAILGNQMFTNYDRAHVAQLCEKAGLLQRALEHYTDLYDIKRAVVHTHLLNPEWLVNYFGSLSVEDSLECLRAMLSANIRQNLQICVQVASKYHEQLSTQSLTELFESFKSFEGLFYFLGSIVNFSQDPEVHFKYIQAACKTGQIKEVERICRESNCYDPERVKNFLKEAKLTDQLPLIIVCDRFDFVHDLVLYLYRNNLQKYIEIYVQKVNPSRLPVVIGGLLDVDCSEDVIKNLILVVRGQFSTDELVAEVEKRNRLKLLLPWLEARIHEGCEEPATHNALAKIYIDSNNNPERFLRENPYYDSRVVGKYCEKRDPHLACVAYERGQCDQELINVCNENSLFKSLSRYLVRRKDPELWASVLLETNPFRRPLIDQVVQTALSETQDPEEVSVTVKAFMTADLPNELIELLEKIVLDNSVFSEHRNLQNLLILTAIKADRTRVMEYINRLDNYDAPDIANIAISNELFEEAFAIFKKFDVNTSAVQVLIEHIGNLDRAYEFAERCNEPAVWSQLAKAQLQKGLVKEAIDSYIKADDPSAYMEVVQAADKSGNWEDLVKFLQMARKKARESYVETELIFALAKTNRLAELEEFINGPNNAHIQQVGDRCYDEKMYDAAKLLYNNVSNFGRLASTLVHLGEYQAAVDGARKANSTRTWKEVCFACVDGKEFRLAQMCGLHIVVHADELEELINYYQDRGYFEELITMLESALGLERAHMGMFTELAILYSKFKPQKMREHLELFWSRVNIPKVLRAAEQAHLWAELVFLYDKYEEYDNAILTMMSHPTDAWKEGQFKDIITKVANVELYYKAVQFYLEFKPLLLNDLLIVLSPRLDHSRAVNFFTKVKQLPLVKPYLRSVQNHNNKSVNEAVNNLFITEEDYQALRTSIDAYDNFDNITLAQRLEKHELIEFRRIAAYLFKGNNRWKQSVELCKKDKLYKDAMQYASESKDTELAEELLQWFLEEEKKECFASCLFTCYDLLRPDVVLETAWRHNIMDFSMPYFIQVMREYLSKVDKLETSESLRKEEEQATETQPIVYGTPQLMLTAGPTSVPVPPQQAYGYGYTGAPAGYAQPPAAAGFGYGM, from the exons CCGCCAAAACCCTTCAGATCTTTAACATCGAGATGAAGAGCAAGATGAAGGCCCACACCATGACCGACGACGTCACTTTCTGGAAGTGGATCTCCCTCAACACCGTAGCCCTGGTGACCGACAACGCCGTCTACCACTGGAGCATGGAGGGCGACTCGCAGCCAGTCAAAGTGTTCGACCGGCACTCCAGTCTGGCCGGCTGCCAGATTATCAACTACCGCACTGACGCCAAGCAGAAATGGCTGCTCCTCATCGGCATTTCAGCCCAG CAAAACCGTGTGGTGGGGGCCATGCAGCTCTACTCCGTGGACAGAAAGGTGTCCCAGCCCATCGAGGGCCACGCCGCCAGCTTCGCTCAGTTCAAGATGGAGGGCAACGCAGAGGAGTCCACGCTCTTCTGCTTCGCCGTGAGGGGCCAGGCAGGAGGAAAG CTGCACATCATCGAGGTGGGCACCCCACCAACGGGAAATCAGCCGTTTCCCAAAAAGGCAGTGGACGTGTTCTTCCCTCCCGAGGCCCAGAATGACTTCCCAGTGGCCATGCAG ATCAGCTCCAAACAGGATGTCGTGTTCCTCATCACCAAGTACGGCTACATCCACCTGTACGACCTGGAGACCGGCACCTGCATCTACATGAACCGCATCAGCGGGGAGACCATCTTTGTGACTGCCCCACACGAAGCCACCGCCGGCATCATCGGTGTCAACAGGAAAGGACAG gtgctgtctgtgtgtgtggaggaagagaACATCATTCCCTACATCACCAATGTGCTTCAGAATCCAGACCTGGCCCTGCGCATGGCCGTCCGCAACAACCTGGCCGGTGCCGAGGAGCTGTTTGCCCGCAAGTTCAACAACCTGTTTGCGGCAGGAAACTACTCCGAAGCTGCCAAGGTGGCAGCTAACGCTCCCAAG GGGATCCTGCGCACTCCAGACACCATCCGGCGCTTCCAGAGTGTTCCGGCGCAGCCGGGCCAGACCTCGCCGCTGCTCCAGTACTTCGGGATCCTGCTGGACCAGGGCCAGCTCAACAAGTTTGAGTCTCTGGAGCTGTGCAGGCCCGTCCTGCAGCAGGGACGCAAGCAGCTGCTGGAGAAATGGCTGAAGGAGGATAAG CTGGAGTGCTCCGAGGAGCTGGGAGACCTGGTCAAGTCTGTGGACCCCACCCTTGCCCTCAGCGTCTACCTGAGGGCCAACGTCCCCAACAAGGTCATCCAGTGCTTCGCCGAGACCGGCCAGTTTCCCAAAATCGTCCTCTACGCCAAGAAG gtTGGCTACACTCCAGACTGGATCTTCCTGCTGAGGAACGTGATGCGCATTAGCCCAGACCAGGGTCTGCAGTTCGCCCAGATGCTGGTGCAGGACGAGGAGCCGCTGGCCGACATCACACAG ATTGTAGATGTGTTCATGGAGTATAACCTGGTTCAGCAGTGCACTTCATTCCTACTTGACGCACTTAAGAACAACAGGCCCACCGAGGGTCCCCTGCAGACCCGCCTGCTCGAGATGAATCTGATGCATGCAccacag GTCGCTGACGCCATCCTGGGCAATCAGATGTTCACCAATTACGACAGGGCGCACGTGGCCCAGCTCTGCGAGAAGGCAGGCCTCCTCCAGAGGGCCCTAGAGCACTACACAGACCTGTACGACATCAAGCGGGCCgtggtccacacacacctgctcaaccCAGAG TGGCTGGTGAACTACTTCGGCTCCCTGTCGGTGGAGGACTCTCTGGAGTGCTTGAGGGCCATGCTGTCGGCAAACATTCGCCAGAACCTGCAGATCTGCGTGCAGGTGGCCTCCAAGTACCACGAGCAGCTCTCCACCCAGAGCCTCACGGAGCTCTTCGAGTCCTTCAAGAGCTTTGAGG GTCTCTTCTATTTCCTGGGGTCCATTGTGAACTTCAGTCAGGACCCTGAAGTGCACTTCAAATACATCCAGGCCGCATGCAAGACCGGCCAGATCAAAGAGGTGGAGCGCATCTGCAGGGAGAGCAACTGCTACGACCCTGAGCGCGTCAAGAACTTCCTCAAG GAAGCCAAGCTGACAGACCAGCTGCCGCTCATCATTGTGTGCGACCGCTTCGACTTTGTGCACGACCTGGTCCTCTACTTGTATCGCAACAACCTGCAGAAGTACATTGAGATCTACGTACAGAAG GTGAACCCGAGCCGTCTGCCAGTGGTGATCGGTGGCCTTCTGGACGTGGACTGCTCTGAGGACGTCATCAAGAACCTGATTCTGGTGGTCCGGGGCCAGTTCTCGACTGACGAGCTGGTGGCAGAagtggagaagaggaacag GCTGAAGCTCCTCTTGCCCTGGCTGGAGGCTCGTATCCATGAGGGCTGCGAGGAGCCGGCGACACACAACGCCCTCGCCAAGATCTACAtcgacagcaacaacaaccccGAGCGCTTCCTGCGGGAGAACCCCTACTACGACAGCCGCGTGGTGGGCAAGTACTGCGAGAAGAGGGACCCCCACCTGGCCTGTGTCGCGTACGAGAGGGGACAGTGCGACCAGGAGCTCATCAAC GTCTGCAATGAGAACTCTCTCTTCAAGAGTCTGTCCCGCTACCTGGTCCGCAGGAAGGACCCGGAGCTGTGGGCCAGCGTTCTGCTGGAGACCAACCCATTCAGGAGGCCCCTCATTGACCAG GTGGTGCAGACTGCTCTGTCTGAGACTCAGGACCCCGAGGAGGTGTCCGTCACAGTCAAGGCCTTCATGACCGCTGACCTGCCTAACGAACTCATTGAACTCCTGGAGAAGATTGTGCTGGACAACTCTGTCTTCAGTGAACACAG gAACCTCCAGAACCTGCTGATACTGACGGCTATCAAAGCAGACCGCACTCGTGTCATGGAGTACATCAACCGCCTGGACAACTACGACGCCCCTGACATTGCCAACATCGCCATCAGCAACGAGCTCTTTGAGGAAGCCTTCGCCATTTTCAAGAAGTTTGATGTCAACACATCTGCCGTGCAG GTCCTGATTGAGCATATCGGTAACCTGGACCGGGCGTACGAGTTTGCCGAGCGCTGCAACGAGCCGGCCGTGTGGAGCCAGCTGGCCAAAGCCCAGCTGCAGAAGGGCCTGGTGAAGGAGGCCATCGACTCCTACATCAAGGCAGACGACCCCTCCGCCTACATGGAGGTGGTGCAGGCCGCAGATAAGAGCG GTAACTGGGAGGACCTGGTGAAGTTCTTGCAGATGGCCCGTAAGAAGGCCCGCGAGTCCTACGTGGAGACGGAGCTCATCTTTGCCCTGGCCAAGACCAACCGGCTGGCTGAGCTGGAAGAGTTCATCAACGGACCAAACAATGCCCACATCCAGCAG GTCGGCGACCGTTGTTATGACGAGAAAATGTACGACGCTGCCAAGCTTCTGTACAACAACGTGTCCAACTTTGGGCGTCTGGCCTCCACCCTGGTGCACCTCGGGGAGTACCAGGCGGCTGTGGACGGAGCCCGCAAGGCCAACAGCACACGCACATGGAAGGAG GTGTGCTTTGCCTGTGTGGATGGGAAGGAGTTCCGGTTGGCCCAGATGTGTGGTCTCCACATTGTGGTCCATGCTGATGAGTTGGAGGAGCTGATCAACTATTATCAG gaccGCGGTTACTTTGAGGAGTTGATCACCATGTTGGAGTCGGCGCTGGGCCTGGAGCGTGCACACATGGGCATGTTTACAGAGCTGGCCATCCTCTACTCCAAATTCAAGCCGCAGAAGATGAGGGAGCACCTGGAGCTCTTCTGGTCCAGAGTCAACATTCCAAAG GTTTTGAGGGCTGCAGAGCAGGCCCACCTTTGGGCAGAGTTGGTCTTCCTGTACGACAAGTACGAGGAGTACGACAATGCCATCCTCACCATGATGAGCCACCCCACAGACGCCTGGAAGGAGGGCCAGTTCAAAGACATCATTACCAAG GTGGCCAATGTTGAGCTTTACTACAAAGCTGTCCAGTTCTACTTGGAATTCAAGCCGTTGTTACTGAATGACCTGCTCATCGTGCTGTCCCCGAGACTGGACCACTCCCGAGCGGTCAACTTCTTCACCAAG GTGAAGCAGCTGCCTCTGGTTAAGCCATACCTGAGGTCAGTACAGAACCACAATAACAAATCTGTCAACGAAGCAGTCAACAACCTCTTTATCACTGAGGAAGACTACCAg GCCCTGAGGACGTCCATAGACGCCTATGACAACTTTGACAACATCACCCTGGCCCAGCGGTTGGAGAAGCACGAGCTCATCGAGTTCAGGAGAATCGCTGCCTACCTCTTCAAGGGCAACAACCGCTGGAAACAGAGTGTGGAGCTCTGCAAGAAAGACAAACTGTACAAG GATGCGATGCAGTACGCGTCCGAGTCCAAGGACACAGAGCTGGCCGAGGAGCTGCTGCAGTGgttcctggaggaggagaagaaggagtgCTTTGCCTCCTGCCTCTTCACCTGCTACGACCTGCTGCGGCCCGACGTGGTGCTGGAGACGGCCTGGAGGCACAACATCATGGACTTCTCCATGCCCTACTTCATCCAGGTCATGAGGGAGTACCTCTCCAAG GTGGACAAGCTGGAGACCTCTGAATCGctcaggaaagaggaggagcaggccaCTGAAACACAACCAATTGTTTATG
- the cltca gene encoding clathrin, heavy chain a (Hc) isoform X3, whose amino-acid sequence MAQILPIRFQEHLQLQNLGINPANIGFSTLTMESDKFICIREKVGEQAQVVIIDMADSANPIRRPISADSAIMNPASKVIALKDAAKTLQIFNIEMKSKMKAHTMTDDVTFWKWISLNTVALVTDNAVYHWSMEGDSQPVKVFDRHSSLAGCQIINYRTDAKQKWLLLIGISAQQNRVVGAMQLYSVDRKVSQPIEGHAASFAQFKMEGNAEESTLFCFAVRGQAGGKLHIIEVGTPPTGNQPFPKKAVDVFFPPEAQNDFPVAMQISSKQDVVFLITKYGYIHLYDLETGTCIYMNRISGETIFVTAPHEATAGIIGVNRKGQVLSVCVEEENIIPYITNVLQNPDLALRMAVRNNLAGAEELFARKFNNLFAAGNYSEAAKVAANAPKGILRTPDTIRRFQSVPAQPGQTSPLLQYFGILLDQGQLNKFESLELCRPVLQQGRKQLLEKWLKEDKLECSEELGDLVKSVDPTLALSVYLRANVPNKVIQCFAETGQFPKIVLYAKKVGYTPDWIFLLRNVMRISPDQGLQFAQMLVQDEEPLADITQIVDVFMEYNLVQQCTSFLLDALKNNRPTEGPLQTRLLEMNLMHAPQVADAILGNQMFTNYDRAHVAQLCEKAGLLQRALEHYTDLYDIKRAVVHTHLLNPEWLVNYFGSLSVEDSLECLRAMLSANIRQNLQICVQVASKYHEQLSTQSLTELFESFKSFEGLFYFLGSIVNFSQDPEVHFKYIQAACKTGQIKEVERICRESNCYDPERVKNFLKEAKLTDQLPLIIVCDRFDFVHDLVLYLYRNNLQKYIEIYVQKVNPSRLPVVIGGLLDVDCSEDVIKNLILVVRGQFSTDELVAEVEKRNRLKLLLPWLEARIHEGCEEPATHNALAKIYIDSNNNPERFLRENPYYDSRVVGKYCEKRDPHLACVAYERGQCDQELINVCNENSLFKSLSRYLVRRKDPELWASVLLETNPFRRPLIDQVVQTALSETQDPEEVSVTVKAFMTADLPNELIELLEKIVLDNSVFSEHRNLQNLLILTAIKADRTRVMEYINRLDNYDAPDIANIAISNELFEEAFAIFKKFDVNTSAVQVLIEHIGNLDRAYEFAERCNEPAVWSQLAKAQLQKGLVKEAIDSYIKADDPSAYMEVVQAADKSGNWEDLVKFLQMARKKARESYVETELIFALAKTNRLAELEEFINGPNNAHIQQVGDRCYDEKMYDAAKLLYNNVSNFGRLASTLVHLGEYQAAVDGARKANSTRTWKEVCFACVDGKEFRLAQMCGLHIVVHADELEELINYYQDRGYFEELITMLESALGLERAHMGMFTELAILYSKFKPQKMREHLELFWSRVNIPKVLRAAEQAHLWAELVFLYDKYEEYDNAILTMMSHPTDAWKEGQFKDIITKVANVELYYKAVQFYLEFKPLLLNDLLIVLSPRLDHSRAVNFFTKVKQLPLVKPYLRSVQNHNNKSVNEAVNNLFITEEDYQALRTSIDAYDNFDNITLAQRLEKHELIEFRRIAAYLFKGNNRWKQSVELCKKDKLYKDAMQYASESKDTELAEELLQWFLEEEKKECFASCLFTCYDLLRPDVVLETAWRHNIMDFSMPYFIQVMREYLSKIDFVKEKINLDLECKTGEDEMQVKNSSKDQHF is encoded by the exons CCGCCAAAACCCTTCAGATCTTTAACATCGAGATGAAGAGCAAGATGAAGGCCCACACCATGACCGACGACGTCACTTTCTGGAAGTGGATCTCCCTCAACACCGTAGCCCTGGTGACCGACAACGCCGTCTACCACTGGAGCATGGAGGGCGACTCGCAGCCAGTCAAAGTGTTCGACCGGCACTCCAGTCTGGCCGGCTGCCAGATTATCAACTACCGCACTGACGCCAAGCAGAAATGGCTGCTCCTCATCGGCATTTCAGCCCAG CAAAACCGTGTGGTGGGGGCCATGCAGCTCTACTCCGTGGACAGAAAGGTGTCCCAGCCCATCGAGGGCCACGCCGCCAGCTTCGCTCAGTTCAAGATGGAGGGCAACGCAGAGGAGTCCACGCTCTTCTGCTTCGCCGTGAGGGGCCAGGCAGGAGGAAAG CTGCACATCATCGAGGTGGGCACCCCACCAACGGGAAATCAGCCGTTTCCCAAAAAGGCAGTGGACGTGTTCTTCCCTCCCGAGGCCCAGAATGACTTCCCAGTGGCCATGCAG ATCAGCTCCAAACAGGATGTCGTGTTCCTCATCACCAAGTACGGCTACATCCACCTGTACGACCTGGAGACCGGCACCTGCATCTACATGAACCGCATCAGCGGGGAGACCATCTTTGTGACTGCCCCACACGAAGCCACCGCCGGCATCATCGGTGTCAACAGGAAAGGACAG gtgctgtctgtgtgtgtggaggaagagaACATCATTCCCTACATCACCAATGTGCTTCAGAATCCAGACCTGGCCCTGCGCATGGCCGTCCGCAACAACCTGGCCGGTGCCGAGGAGCTGTTTGCCCGCAAGTTCAACAACCTGTTTGCGGCAGGAAACTACTCCGAAGCTGCCAAGGTGGCAGCTAACGCTCCCAAG GGGATCCTGCGCACTCCAGACACCATCCGGCGCTTCCAGAGTGTTCCGGCGCAGCCGGGCCAGACCTCGCCGCTGCTCCAGTACTTCGGGATCCTGCTGGACCAGGGCCAGCTCAACAAGTTTGAGTCTCTGGAGCTGTGCAGGCCCGTCCTGCAGCAGGGACGCAAGCAGCTGCTGGAGAAATGGCTGAAGGAGGATAAG CTGGAGTGCTCCGAGGAGCTGGGAGACCTGGTCAAGTCTGTGGACCCCACCCTTGCCCTCAGCGTCTACCTGAGGGCCAACGTCCCCAACAAGGTCATCCAGTGCTTCGCCGAGACCGGCCAGTTTCCCAAAATCGTCCTCTACGCCAAGAAG gtTGGCTACACTCCAGACTGGATCTTCCTGCTGAGGAACGTGATGCGCATTAGCCCAGACCAGGGTCTGCAGTTCGCCCAGATGCTGGTGCAGGACGAGGAGCCGCTGGCCGACATCACACAG ATTGTAGATGTGTTCATGGAGTATAACCTGGTTCAGCAGTGCACTTCATTCCTACTTGACGCACTTAAGAACAACAGGCCCACCGAGGGTCCCCTGCAGACCCGCCTGCTCGAGATGAATCTGATGCATGCAccacag GTCGCTGACGCCATCCTGGGCAATCAGATGTTCACCAATTACGACAGGGCGCACGTGGCCCAGCTCTGCGAGAAGGCAGGCCTCCTCCAGAGGGCCCTAGAGCACTACACAGACCTGTACGACATCAAGCGGGCCgtggtccacacacacctgctcaaccCAGAG TGGCTGGTGAACTACTTCGGCTCCCTGTCGGTGGAGGACTCTCTGGAGTGCTTGAGGGCCATGCTGTCGGCAAACATTCGCCAGAACCTGCAGATCTGCGTGCAGGTGGCCTCCAAGTACCACGAGCAGCTCTCCACCCAGAGCCTCACGGAGCTCTTCGAGTCCTTCAAGAGCTTTGAGG GTCTCTTCTATTTCCTGGGGTCCATTGTGAACTTCAGTCAGGACCCTGAAGTGCACTTCAAATACATCCAGGCCGCATGCAAGACCGGCCAGATCAAAGAGGTGGAGCGCATCTGCAGGGAGAGCAACTGCTACGACCCTGAGCGCGTCAAGAACTTCCTCAAG GAAGCCAAGCTGACAGACCAGCTGCCGCTCATCATTGTGTGCGACCGCTTCGACTTTGTGCACGACCTGGTCCTCTACTTGTATCGCAACAACCTGCAGAAGTACATTGAGATCTACGTACAGAAG GTGAACCCGAGCCGTCTGCCAGTGGTGATCGGTGGCCTTCTGGACGTGGACTGCTCTGAGGACGTCATCAAGAACCTGATTCTGGTGGTCCGGGGCCAGTTCTCGACTGACGAGCTGGTGGCAGAagtggagaagaggaacag GCTGAAGCTCCTCTTGCCCTGGCTGGAGGCTCGTATCCATGAGGGCTGCGAGGAGCCGGCGACACACAACGCCCTCGCCAAGATCTACAtcgacagcaacaacaaccccGAGCGCTTCCTGCGGGAGAACCCCTACTACGACAGCCGCGTGGTGGGCAAGTACTGCGAGAAGAGGGACCCCCACCTGGCCTGTGTCGCGTACGAGAGGGGACAGTGCGACCAGGAGCTCATCAAC GTCTGCAATGAGAACTCTCTCTTCAAGAGTCTGTCCCGCTACCTGGTCCGCAGGAAGGACCCGGAGCTGTGGGCCAGCGTTCTGCTGGAGACCAACCCATTCAGGAGGCCCCTCATTGACCAG GTGGTGCAGACTGCTCTGTCTGAGACTCAGGACCCCGAGGAGGTGTCCGTCACAGTCAAGGCCTTCATGACCGCTGACCTGCCTAACGAACTCATTGAACTCCTGGAGAAGATTGTGCTGGACAACTCTGTCTTCAGTGAACACAG gAACCTCCAGAACCTGCTGATACTGACGGCTATCAAAGCAGACCGCACTCGTGTCATGGAGTACATCAACCGCCTGGACAACTACGACGCCCCTGACATTGCCAACATCGCCATCAGCAACGAGCTCTTTGAGGAAGCCTTCGCCATTTTCAAGAAGTTTGATGTCAACACATCTGCCGTGCAG GTCCTGATTGAGCATATCGGTAACCTGGACCGGGCGTACGAGTTTGCCGAGCGCTGCAACGAGCCGGCCGTGTGGAGCCAGCTGGCCAAAGCCCAGCTGCAGAAGGGCCTGGTGAAGGAGGCCATCGACTCCTACATCAAGGCAGACGACCCCTCCGCCTACATGGAGGTGGTGCAGGCCGCAGATAAGAGCG GTAACTGGGAGGACCTGGTGAAGTTCTTGCAGATGGCCCGTAAGAAGGCCCGCGAGTCCTACGTGGAGACGGAGCTCATCTTTGCCCTGGCCAAGACCAACCGGCTGGCTGAGCTGGAAGAGTTCATCAACGGACCAAACAATGCCCACATCCAGCAG GTCGGCGACCGTTGTTATGACGAGAAAATGTACGACGCTGCCAAGCTTCTGTACAACAACGTGTCCAACTTTGGGCGTCTGGCCTCCACCCTGGTGCACCTCGGGGAGTACCAGGCGGCTGTGGACGGAGCCCGCAAGGCCAACAGCACACGCACATGGAAGGAG GTGTGCTTTGCCTGTGTGGATGGGAAGGAGTTCCGGTTGGCCCAGATGTGTGGTCTCCACATTGTGGTCCATGCTGATGAGTTGGAGGAGCTGATCAACTATTATCAG gaccGCGGTTACTTTGAGGAGTTGATCACCATGTTGGAGTCGGCGCTGGGCCTGGAGCGTGCACACATGGGCATGTTTACAGAGCTGGCCATCCTCTACTCCAAATTCAAGCCGCAGAAGATGAGGGAGCACCTGGAGCTCTTCTGGTCCAGAGTCAACATTCCAAAG GTTTTGAGGGCTGCAGAGCAGGCCCACCTTTGGGCAGAGTTGGTCTTCCTGTACGACAAGTACGAGGAGTACGACAATGCCATCCTCACCATGATGAGCCACCCCACAGACGCCTGGAAGGAGGGCCAGTTCAAAGACATCATTACCAAG GTGGCCAATGTTGAGCTTTACTACAAAGCTGTCCAGTTCTACTTGGAATTCAAGCCGTTGTTACTGAATGACCTGCTCATCGTGCTGTCCCCGAGACTGGACCACTCCCGAGCGGTCAACTTCTTCACCAAG GTGAAGCAGCTGCCTCTGGTTAAGCCATACCTGAGGTCAGTACAGAACCACAATAACAAATCTGTCAACGAAGCAGTCAACAACCTCTTTATCACTGAGGAAGACTACCAg GCCCTGAGGACGTCCATAGACGCCTATGACAACTTTGACAACATCACCCTGGCCCAGCGGTTGGAGAAGCACGAGCTCATCGAGTTCAGGAGAATCGCTGCCTACCTCTTCAAGGGCAACAACCGCTGGAAACAGAGTGTGGAGCTCTGCAAGAAAGACAAACTGTACAAG GATGCGATGCAGTACGCGTCCGAGTCCAAGGACACAGAGCTGGCCGAGGAGCTGCTGCAGTGgttcctggaggaggagaagaaggagtgCTTTGCCTCCTGCCTCTTCACCTGCTACGACCTGCTGCGGCCCGACGTGGTGCTGGAGACGGCCTGGAGGCACAACATCATGGACTTCTCCATGCCCTACTTCATCCAGGTCATGAGGGAGTACCTCTCCAAG ATCGATTTCGTTAAGGAAAAG ATAAATTTGGATTTGGAGTGCAAGACAGGGGAGGACGAAATGCAGGTGAAAAACAGCAGTAAAGatcaacatttctga